The proteins below are encoded in one region of Fibrella aestuarina BUZ 2:
- a CDS encoding hemolysin family protein → MEILIILVLTILNGIFSMSEIALVSSRRSKLETAAKNGDSRAQTALDLANAPNRFLSTVQIGITLIGILLGIFSGDKLTTDVQELIAQISFLQPYSRSVAVVVVLLLLTYVSLVLGELVPKRIGLSNPEGIAKTMAAPMILLSKVTSPFISLLSVSSDLLIKLLGIKPNESAVTEEEIKSLVQEGSTAGAIEEIEHEIVQNVFQLGDRKITSLMTNRQSIVYLDLEADVAENKAQILEYKHAVYPLVNGSVDEVVGLIHSKDLLGKDLDTELTKLIDLKRDALFVPENNRAYQVLERFRERRQYAGIIVDEYGGVLGIVTLNDILDALVGDISDESEFNYDIHQRDDGTYLIDAALPFDDFVSYFDITLSAQARRDLTDFDTLGGFALHILKDIPKEGETFRWQAFDFEIIDMDKNRIDKMLVRPIQEE, encoded by the coding sequence GTGGAGATACTTATCATCCTGGTACTGACGATTCTGAACGGCATCTTTTCGATGTCGGAGATTGCGTTGGTATCATCGCGCCGTTCCAAACTCGAAACAGCAGCAAAAAACGGCGATAGTCGGGCGCAAACCGCTCTCGATCTGGCCAATGCCCCCAACCGATTCCTGTCGACCGTGCAGATTGGCATTACGCTGATCGGCATCTTACTCGGTATTTTTTCGGGCGATAAACTCACGACCGACGTGCAGGAGCTCATCGCGCAGATCAGCTTTCTGCAACCCTATTCGCGGTCGGTGGCCGTAGTGGTGGTGTTGCTCCTGCTGACCTACGTGTCGCTGGTACTGGGCGAGCTGGTGCCCAAACGCATCGGCCTGTCGAACCCCGAAGGCATTGCCAAGACCATGGCCGCCCCCATGATTCTGCTTTCCAAAGTGACGTCGCCGTTTATCAGCCTGCTCAGCGTATCGAGCGATCTGCTGATTAAGTTGCTGGGTATCAAGCCCAACGAAAGCGCCGTTACGGAAGAGGAAATCAAAAGCCTGGTGCAGGAAGGCAGCACCGCGGGCGCCATCGAAGAGATCGAACACGAGATTGTGCAGAACGTATTTCAGCTGGGCGATCGCAAGATTACCTCGCTGATGACCAACCGGCAGAGCATCGTGTACCTGGATCTGGAAGCCGACGTAGCCGAAAACAAGGCGCAGATTCTGGAATATAAGCACGCCGTTTATCCGCTGGTCAACGGCAGCGTGGATGAAGTAGTGGGCCTCATTCACTCGAAAGATTTGCTCGGGAAGGACCTTGATACCGAACTGACGAAGCTCATCGACCTGAAACGCGACGCCCTGTTTGTCCCCGAAAATAACCGGGCCTATCAGGTGCTCGAGCGCTTTCGCGAACGGCGGCAGTACGCTGGCATCATCGTCGACGAGTACGGCGGTGTGCTGGGCATCGTTACGCTCAACGACATTCTCGACGCACTCGTGGGCGATATTTCCGACGAGAGTGAGTTCAATTACGACATTCATCAGCGCGACGACGGCACGTACCTGATCGACGCCGCGCTGCCCTTCGACGATTTTGTGTCGTATTTCGACATCACGTTGTCGGCGCAGGCCCGGCGGGATCTGACCGATTTCGACACGCTGGGCGGTTTTGCGCTGCACATCCTGAAAGATATTCCCAAAGAAGGCGAGACCTTCCGCTGGCAGGCGTTCGACTTTGAAATTATCGACATGGACAAAAACCGCATCGACAAAATGCTGGTCCGCCCCATTCAGGAAGAGTAA
- a CDS encoding NUDIX hydrolase — translation MIVFIDDRPLRLIGPKAVDKLASLTDYDRIIDARLETLKADALHGHLLILNATPASAERLIGLLEEADSRPLLSVTMQCLDKDAVETRIKSLYKVVKAGGGVVMSGGRLLLIFRRGVWDLPKGKLDDGESSKDGAVREVEEETGAVVSLGDKICTTYHTYTLNGNRILKRTKWYRMNLVDATNLAPQAEENIEKVVFMEPKQAQIALASSFSSIRHVVEQALIAVK, via the coding sequence ATGATTGTATTCATCGACGACCGCCCGCTGCGGTTAATTGGCCCCAAAGCCGTTGATAAACTGGCGTCGCTTACCGACTACGACCGCATTATCGACGCGCGCCTCGAGACGCTGAAGGCCGATGCACTGCACGGTCACCTGCTCATTCTGAACGCTACGCCCGCCTCGGCCGAGCGCCTTATCGGGCTGCTCGAAGAAGCCGATAGCCGTCCGTTGCTGTCGGTAACGATGCAATGCCTGGATAAGGACGCCGTCGAAACGCGGATCAAAAGTCTCTACAAGGTGGTCAAAGCCGGTGGTGGCGTGGTGATGTCGGGTGGACGGCTGCTGCTGATTTTCCGGCGGGGCGTCTGGGATTTACCCAAAGGCAAACTCGACGACGGCGAATCGTCGAAAGACGGGGCCGTGCGCGAAGTGGAAGAAGAAACCGGCGCGGTGGTATCGCTCGGCGATAAAATCTGCACGACGTATCACACCTACACACTCAACGGGAACCGTATCCTGAAACGGACGAAATGGTACCGGATGAACCTCGTCGACGCGACCAACCTGGCCCCGCAGGCCGAAGAAAATATCGAGAAAGTCGTGTTTATGGAGCCGAAGCAGGCGCAAATCGCCCTTGCCAGCTCCTTCAGTTCCATCCGCCACGTGGTCGAGCAGGCGCTGATCGCGGTGAAGTGA
- a CDS encoding shikimate kinase — protein MKNIYLIGMPSSGKSTLGKRLARELMYFFVDTDRMIIREEGRTIPEIFSQSGEVYFREAEARVLRSIRPGGSQVIATGGGMPCFHDNMAYIKATGVSIFLDVSPEAILARMQVHAQEYPADATDRPLYNPYDDELLGTLRQKYDDRIDIYRQADITITGDATVQAVLDRLGDWL, from the coding sequence ATGAAGAATATTTACCTGATCGGGATGCCGTCGTCGGGCAAGAGTACGCTGGGGAAGCGACTGGCCCGCGAATTGATGTATTTTTTTGTGGATACCGACCGGATGATCATCCGGGAAGAAGGCCGGACGATCCCTGAGATTTTCAGCCAGTCGGGGGAAGTGTATTTCCGGGAGGCCGAGGCGCGGGTGCTGCGGTCGATCCGGCCGGGCGGTAGTCAGGTAATTGCCACGGGGGGCGGGATGCCCTGCTTTCACGACAACATGGCCTACATCAAAGCGACGGGCGTATCGATTTTTCTGGATGTCTCGCCCGAAGCCATTCTGGCCCGGATGCAGGTACACGCCCAGGAATACCCCGCCGATGCCACCGACCGGCCACTGTACAATCCCTACGACGATGAATTGCTGGGTACGTTACGCCAGAAATACGACGACCGTATCGACATCTACCGGCAGGCCGACATCACCATCACCGGCGACGCCACCGTGCAAGCCGTCCTCGACCGGCTGGGCGATTGGCTTTGA
- a CDS encoding BT_3928 family protein yields the protein MNTPSSTQQPPVKSGTPTMLLIARIARVLVGLIFIASGLIKMNDPVGTQIKMTEYFEVFAQDLPSFAPLFHGLIPYMLYFSVLMCAAEVVLGVALLVSYRPKLTTWLLLLLVGFFTFLTFYSAYFNKVTDCGCFGEALKLKPWTSFTKDVVLMVLILFIIGHRNRMKNRPTGWLVFTAFALSVGLGVYAVRYLPPWDMLPYAVGKSIPAQLKPSEPLRFAYIMTKNGKEERFEKYPTDTTYKFKEMITLNESAKPKITDYRLWNDAEGDFTEQSFQGNKLFVIVKDANVIDAGSIPAIRALVNELKGTTVTPILLTSTGDETINAFKQKFLLDLPVYKGDATVLKTIMRADPGTWLLKDGVVKGKWAHTQTPTKEDVLELVK from the coding sequence ATGAACACGCCTTCTTCCACTCAACAGCCGCCCGTTAAATCCGGTACGCCCACGATGCTGCTCATCGCCCGGATTGCCCGGGTGCTGGTCGGGCTCATTTTCATCGCGTCGGGGCTGATCAAAATGAACGACCCCGTGGGGACGCAGATCAAAATGACCGAATACTTCGAGGTGTTCGCGCAGGATCTGCCCTCGTTTGCGCCGCTCTTCCACGGCCTCATTCCCTACATGCTCTATTTCTCGGTGCTGATGTGCGCCGCCGAGGTCGTGCTGGGCGTAGCGCTGCTGGTGTCGTACCGGCCCAAGCTCACCACCTGGCTGCTGCTGCTACTGGTTGGATTCTTCACGTTCCTGACCTTTTATTCGGCCTATTTCAACAAGGTGACCGACTGCGGCTGTTTCGGCGAGGCACTGAAGCTCAAACCCTGGACCTCGTTTACCAAAGACGTGGTGCTGATGGTGCTGATCCTGTTTATCATTGGCCACCGCAACCGCATGAAAAACCGCCCGACGGGCTGGCTGGTGTTTACGGCCTTCGCGCTGTCGGTGGGGCTGGGTGTGTATGCCGTGCGCTACCTCCCGCCCTGGGATATGCTGCCCTACGCCGTTGGGAAGAGCATTCCGGCGCAACTGAAGCCATCGGAACCGCTGCGATTTGCCTACATCATGACCAAGAATGGCAAGGAAGAGCGCTTCGAGAAGTACCCCACCGACACGACCTACAAGTTCAAGGAGATGATCACCCTGAACGAGTCGGCGAAGCCCAAAATCACGGATTATCGCCTCTGGAACGATGCTGAAGGGGACTTTACCGAACAGAGCTTTCAGGGCAACAAGCTGTTTGTGATTGTGAAAGATGCCAACGTGATCGACGCGGGCAGTATCCCGGCGATCCGGGCGCTGGTAAACGAACTGAAGGGTACGACGGTGACGCCGATTCTGCTGACCTCAACCGGCGACGAGACCATCAACGCCTTCAAACAGAAGTTTTTGCTCGACCTGCCGGTGTACAAAGGCGACGCCACGGTGCTGAAAACCATTATGCGGGCCGATCCGGGTACGTGGTTGCTCAAAGATGGGGTCGTTAAAGGCAAATGGGCCCACACGCAAACGCCCACGAAGGAAGACGTGCTGGAACTGGTGAAATAA
- a CDS encoding DUF1599 domain-containing protein, giving the protein MSTTETQYRQVVQRCKDLFLKKNHDYGTSWRILRLPSITDQIFIKAQRIRTLQEKGVSKVGEGIEPEFVGIINYCVMALIQLELASPTTSGDDKPASLDLPIDDLERRYDEQMNRVMHLLFAKNHDYGEAWRDMRVSSMTDIILMKLLRTKQIEDHGGNTLVSEGVEANYMDMINYAVFCLIKMQE; this is encoded by the coding sequence ATGTCCACTACAGAAACCCAATATCGGCAGGTTGTTCAACGCTGCAAAGACCTGTTCCTGAAAAAGAACCACGATTACGGCACGTCATGGCGCATTTTGCGGCTGCCGAGCATCACCGATCAGATTTTCATCAAGGCACAGCGCATCCGAACCCTACAGGAAAAAGGCGTCAGCAAGGTAGGAGAGGGCATCGAACCTGAGTTTGTCGGCATCATCAACTACTGCGTGATGGCGTTGATTCAGCTCGAACTCGCCAGCCCCACGACGTCCGGCGATGACAAACCCGCCAGCCTCGACCTGCCGATTGATGACCTGGAACGCCGCTACGACGAGCAGATGAACCGGGTGATGCATTTGCTGTTTGCCAAAAACCACGACTACGGCGAAGCCTGGCGCGACATGCGGGTGAGCTCGATGACCGACATCATTCTGATGAAACTGCTTCGTACCAAACAAATCGAAGATCATGGTGGCAATACGCTGGTGTCGGAAGGCGTTGAGGCCAATTATATGGACATGATCAATTACGCTGTCTTCTGCCTGATCAAGATGCAGGAATAA
- the folP gene encoding dihydropteroate synthase, with translation MLKIKKKTLNCRGRLVDLTEPKVMGILNITPDSFYAGSRYSVGQEVETAARMLDEGATFLDVGGYSTRPGAADISPAEEADRVLPVIEGILDSFPDALISVDTFRADVARQAVEQGAALINDVAGGTLDPAMFATVAELGVPYVLMHLRGTPQTMQAQAQYTNVPVEVIDELATQLARLRSFGPVADIILDPGFGFAKTPAHNFQLLNELDALVTTFDEPLLVGLSRKTTIWKTLHTTADQALNGTTVLNTVALLHGASILRVHDVREAVEAVMLTQALKKV, from the coding sequence ATGCTTAAAATTAAGAAGAAAACGCTGAACTGCCGGGGCCGATTGGTTGATCTGACCGAACCTAAGGTGATGGGCATCCTCAACATCACACCCGATTCGTTCTACGCAGGCAGCCGGTATTCAGTGGGTCAGGAGGTGGAAACCGCCGCCCGCATGCTCGACGAAGGCGCCACGTTTCTCGACGTAGGGGGCTACTCGACCCGCCCCGGTGCCGCCGATATCAGCCCCGCCGAAGAAGCCGACCGGGTGCTTCCCGTGATCGAAGGCATCCTCGACAGTTTCCCCGACGCGCTCATCTCGGTAGATACCTTCCGGGCCGATGTGGCGCGGCAGGCCGTGGAGCAGGGCGCGGCGCTGATCAACGACGTGGCCGGCGGCACCCTCGACCCGGCCATGTTCGCGACGGTGGCCGAACTGGGCGTACCCTACGTGCTGATGCACCTGCGCGGAACGCCCCAAACCATGCAGGCACAGGCGCAGTACACGAACGTACCTGTAGAGGTGATCGACGAACTCGCCACGCAACTCGCCCGGCTGCGGTCCTTCGGGCCCGTTGCCGATATTATCCTTGATCCGGGCTTTGGGTTTGCTAAAACACCCGCCCACAACTTTCAGCTTCTGAACGAACTCGACGCGCTCGTAACGACCTTCGACGAACCCCTGCTTGTAGGGCTCTCGCGCAAGACAACCATCTGGAAAACACTGCACACCACCGCCGACCAGGCCCTCAACGGCACCACCGTGCTGAACACTGTAGCGTTGCTGCATGGGGCGTCGATTTTGCGGGTTCATGACGTCCGGGAGGCTGTAGAGGCCGTTATGCTGACGCAGGCATTAAAAAAAGTTTGA
- a CDS encoding tyrosine type site-specific recombinase, which produces MNVRFLFRPSSSHPTRGTIQCRITVAGKRATPFATGVGLSRSDWNARLQQLKGRSERAQIDNTRLERIRGKLMNIFNYYDTHNMQVSAELIKEVYAGKRSVQYSLTQIVQMFLDSEQGRVGDGDKQISQETFNGKKNRLSHLTNWLKAHGRQHLLGAELKKGHVIEWVNDMQGSYKHNYIAKHIDLLHEVLDWAVLHEHIGANKLGDFRYSREKPERPEYLSTEEIERLEKLTFPRSLSLAYSGRLEKVRDMLMMMCAVGMHYSDYAKLSSSDLRTYPEGKYIVVLRKKTKKEAIIPLSPLAQRIIDIYGSLEALPRPGNAQSNKLLKMIVACAKIDKPKICTKYGRRSFTDFYLNEMGWPMEKLLKMLGLTSSQYIAHYGQIDHRSLRLEDRSQKELTEREQLEVFEGAIGGRFRLKAGQGNALEDEIAGVDWKYLHVQSRQYGNFHVSLCELIK; this is translated from the coding sequence ATGAATGTGCGGTTTCTTTTCCGCCCTTCCAGTAGCCACCCCACCCGTGGCACTATTCAATGCCGGATCACCGTGGCCGGCAAACGAGCTACCCCCTTCGCTACCGGTGTCGGTTTAAGCCGATCCGACTGGAACGCCCGGCTTCAGCAGCTCAAAGGCCGATCCGAACGAGCCCAGATCGACAACACCAGGCTGGAGCGTATCCGGGGCAAGCTGATGAACATCTTTAACTACTACGATACCCACAATATGCAGGTGTCGGCCGAGCTGATCAAAGAGGTCTATGCCGGTAAGCGGTCAGTTCAGTACTCCCTGACGCAGATCGTGCAGATGTTTCTGGATTCAGAGCAGGGGCGCGTCGGCGACGGCGACAAACAGATCAGCCAGGAAACGTTTAACGGCAAAAAGAACAGGCTGAGCCACCTGACCAACTGGCTGAAGGCTCACGGCCGGCAGCATCTGCTCGGTGCCGAGCTAAAAAAAGGCCACGTCATTGAGTGGGTTAATGATATGCAGGGTAGTTATAAACACAACTACATTGCCAAGCACATCGATCTGCTGCACGAGGTGCTCGACTGGGCCGTGTTGCACGAGCATATCGGGGCCAACAAATTAGGCGACTTCCGCTACAGCCGCGAAAAGCCAGAACGCCCGGAATACCTCAGCACGGAGGAAATTGAACGCCTGGAGAAACTGACCTTTCCCCGATCGCTGAGTTTGGCCTACTCGGGCCGGTTAGAGAAAGTGCGCGATATGCTGATGATGATGTGCGCGGTCGGTATGCACTATTCCGATTACGCCAAACTGTCGAGCAGTGATCTGCGCACGTACCCGGAGGGCAAATACATTGTGGTGCTCCGGAAGAAAACCAAAAAGGAGGCAATCATTCCGCTCTCGCCGCTGGCCCAGCGCATTATCGACATATATGGCAGCCTGGAGGCCCTCCCCAGGCCCGGCAATGCCCAGTCGAATAAGCTGCTGAAAATGATCGTGGCCTGCGCCAAGATCGATAAGCCGAAGATCTGCACCAAGTACGGCCGTCGATCGTTTACGGATTTCTATCTGAATGAAATGGGCTGGCCAATGGAGAAGTTATTGAAAATGTTAGGCCTCACCAGCAGCCAGTACATTGCCCACTATGGCCAGATTGATCACCGCTCGCTGCGCCTGGAGGATCGGAGCCAGAAAGAGCTGACCGAACGCGAGCAACTGGAGGTTTTCGAAGGGGCCATTGGTGGCCGTTTCCGCCTGAAGGCCGGCCAGGGTAATGCCCTGGAAGATGAAATTGCAGGCGTTGACTGGAAATACCTGCACGTGCAGAGTAGGCAGTACGGTAACTTTCATGTCAGCCTCTGCGAACTAATAAAATAG
- a CDS encoding HEPN domain-containing protein, with protein sequence MNYNKQKELINSLKDISIYGIYEETAHKRQSCRTFGFGETAINFLGDNNIKKFENIRRELLNFKYLHRDITIESFEKRLMSLLSELWVEGRFCSDHDVDELYSYFLDLKRQDYEILVPLYGVECDHDVYELGQFKVYKKSYIENEKAKNDDPRRSQFHLNSIDSDYMVGLQVKARSQEKAVETAFEYFGVFENVLKYCVGDIKQQRCPGIFSYRGSKNINSLSITSDGLGFSGRTLDISLPVNLNDKLCKNIEFGTYYLWDLITDHNKGELKQRILRAVEWTGKANYEKNNLEAIVKYVFAIEGLLQLNSKDFITSSIVSQISEWLAFIMSEELEARKDIVKYFKDIYRKRSAVAHGGSVEVTKGDLHIANYLIKITIHILLTDKDFVDMNTVEDLRKYIDDVKFK encoded by the coding sequence ATGAACTACAATAAACAAAAAGAATTAATTAATTCTTTGAAGGATATTTCCATATATGGGATTTATGAAGAGACAGCACATAAAAGGCAGAGTTGTCGTACTTTTGGTTTTGGTGAAACTGCTATAAATTTCTTGGGTGATAATAATATTAAAAAATTTGAGAATATTCGAAGGGAACTCCTTAATTTTAAATACTTACATAGAGATATAACGATAGAGTCTTTCGAGAAAAGATTAATGAGTTTACTGAGTGAATTGTGGGTAGAAGGGAGATTCTGTAGTGATCATGATGTTGATGAGCTGTACAGCTATTTTCTAGATTTGAAGCGACAGGACTATGAGATTTTAGTGCCATTATATGGAGTAGAATGTGATCATGATGTATATGAGCTAGGGCAATTCAAGGTTTATAAAAAGTCATATATTGAAAATGAAAAGGCTAAAAATGATGATCCAAGAAGATCCCAATTTCATCTGAATTCTATCGATTCAGATTATATGGTTGGCTTGCAAGTCAAAGCCCGTTCCCAAGAAAAGGCTGTAGAAACTGCATTTGAATATTTTGGTGTCTTCGAGAATGTTTTAAAATACTGTGTTGGGGATATCAAACAACAACGCTGTCCGGGAATCTTTAGTTATAGAGGTAGCAAAAACATAAATAGTCTTTCAATCACTAGTGATGGATTGGGATTCAGTGGCCGTACATTGGATATATCTTTACCTGTGAATCTGAACGATAAGTTATGTAAAAATATAGAATTTGGTACATATTATCTTTGGGATCTTATAACAGATCATAATAAAGGGGAATTAAAACAAAGAATTCTCCGTGCCGTTGAATGGACAGGGAAAGCAAACTATGAAAAAAATAATTTGGAAGCTATCGTAAAATATGTATTTGCAATTGAAGGTTTGTTGCAATTGAATAGTAAAGACTTTATAACTTCATCAATAGTAAGTCAGATAAGTGAGTGGTTAGCGTTTATAATGTCAGAGGAATTAGAAGCTAGAAAAGATATAGTGAAATATTTCAAAGATATTTACAGGAAGCGATCTGCTGTTGCACATGGAGGAAGTGTTGAAGTTACTAAAGGGGACCTGCATATTGCGAATTATCTTATAAAGATAACAATTCATATACTTCTCACGGATAAAGATTTTGTGGATATGAATACCGTTGAAGACCTTAGGAAATATATAGATGATGTAAAGTTTAAATAA